In a single window of the Tellurirhabdus bombi genome:
- a CDS encoding glycosyltransferase family protein: protein MRILFLVQSEGRGHLTQALSLAQIIQEAGHEVIGAFVGITPERAVPTFFRDAFNAPITPVFSPGLCYDSKTNALNPLRTALRAAGNSRALWRSLRQVRNAIDRQRPDVVVNFCELLGGLTYAVMPPSVPLVSIAHHYLAFHPNFQHPKGQWLYRQGFRLVSRLTCLGAREILALSFDRQDDIPSERLRVVPPLLRQEVTRMEPIEPKQTDDFLLAYLTQPGLTVELEKAHRQYPEWRIDTFHAGATAPDQVVDETLTYHAIDGQRFLDFMRRCRAVVTTAGFEAVCEAAYLGKPVLMIPQPNHFEQACNALDGQRVGVGLAAKGFDLKQFMAYLPQHDPQVSVRFRTWQQEGKRLFLEALTRAAAAGKRAKT from the coding sequence ATGCGTATTTTATTTTTAGTTCAGAGCGAAGGCCGAGGCCATTTAACGCAGGCATTATCACTGGCGCAGATTATTCAGGAAGCTGGCCATGAGGTAATTGGCGCTTTTGTGGGTATCACGCCTGAACGCGCTGTTCCCACTTTTTTCAGGGATGCTTTTAACGCGCCTATCACGCCTGTTTTTAGTCCGGGGTTGTGCTATGATTCCAAGACGAATGCCTTAAATCCGCTGCGAACGGCGTTGCGGGCGGCGGGGAATTCCCGAGCCTTGTGGCGCAGTCTGCGGCAGGTGCGCAACGCCATTGACCGTCAACGCCCCGATGTGGTGGTTAACTTCTGCGAATTACTGGGTGGACTGACGTATGCGGTAATGCCACCCTCGGTTCCGCTGGTGAGTATCGCGCATCATTATCTGGCGTTTCATCCTAATTTTCAGCATCCAAAGGGGCAGTGGCTCTACCGGCAGGGTTTCAGGCTGGTTTCGCGCCTGACCTGTCTGGGTGCGCGGGAAATCCTGGCGCTTTCGTTCGATCGGCAGGACGATATACCCAGCGAGCGTTTGCGGGTTGTGCCGCCGCTGCTCCGGCAGGAAGTGACCCGCATGGAACCCATAGAGCCTAAACAGACCGACGATTTTCTATTGGCTTACCTGACACAACCCGGCCTGACCGTTGAGTTGGAAAAAGCGCATCGGCAGTACCCGGAATGGCGCATCGACACCTTCCACGCGGGGGCAACAGCGCCTGATCAGGTAGTTGATGAAACACTGACCTACCACGCCATCGATGGCCAGCGGTTTCTAGATTTCATGCGTCGTTGTCGAGCCGTGGTGACAACGGCGGGATTCGAAGCAGTTTGCGAAGCGGCTTACCTAGGAAAACCCGTCCTGATGATTCCCCAACCGAATCATTTTGAACAGGCATGCAATGCGTTGGATGGACAACGGGTTGGCGTTGGTCTGGCTGCTAAAGGGTTTGATCTGAAGCAGTTTATGGCCTATTTGCCTCAGCATGATCCGCAGGTCAGCGTGCGATTTCGGACCTGGCAACAGGAAGGAAAACGCCTGTTTCTGGAAGCGCTGACCCGGGCAGCGGCGGCAGGGAAGCGAGCCAAAACATAG
- a CDS encoding cobyrinate a,c-diamide synthase, with the protein MADIAQFLLAAPSSGSGKTTMTLGLLRTLANRGLRVQPFKCGPDYIDTLHHTRAAQQQSINLDLFMSSEQHVLDLYARYAGQANVAVTEGVMGLFDGSEKMQGSSAALAELLNIPVILVINAKAMAYSVAPLLYGFKNFRPGVRVVGAIFNFVNTPSHYRFLEEACQEVGVEALGYLPANPAFAIPSRHLGLHISAETDYERIIQTVADEIPKTINLDRLLELTQGSLSPSTTLPKQFQPKNRIRLAVARDEAFTFMYAQNIDQLKSFGDVSFFSPLRDKTLPETDFLYLPGGYPELYAKTLSQNETMRESIRAYAQNGGLTYVECGGLMYLGRFLTDAAGQSFPMVGALDVDTTMQNSKLTLGYRILTWDNLRLKGHEFHYSRLDEVVPQSSVAVATNAKGVEVPVKLYRKHNTFGSYTHLYWGGQPEFIEHLLRIGRF; encoded by the coding sequence ATGGCTGATATCGCGCAATTCTTACTGGCAGCTCCGTCCAGCGGCTCGGGCAAAACCACCATGACGCTGGGCTTGCTTCGGACGCTGGCTAATCGCGGATTGCGGGTGCAGCCGTTCAAGTGTGGCCCGGATTACATCGATACCCTGCACCATACAAGGGCTGCCCAGCAACAAAGCATCAATCTGGACCTGTTCATGTCGTCAGAGCAGCACGTTCTGGATTTGTACGCCCGTTATGCCGGACAAGCCAATGTGGCTGTAACCGAAGGCGTGATGGGGCTTTTCGATGGGTCGGAAAAAATGCAGGGAAGCAGCGCCGCGCTGGCCGAGTTGCTGAATATTCCCGTCATTCTGGTCATCAACGCGAAGGCGATGGCGTATTCGGTGGCTCCGTTGCTGTACGGTTTTAAAAACTTCCGGCCCGGTGTGCGCGTGGTGGGGGCCATTTTCAATTTTGTCAATACGCCGTCGCATTACCGATTTTTGGAGGAGGCTTGTCAGGAGGTGGGCGTCGAAGCGTTGGGGTATCTGCCAGCCAATCCGGCTTTTGCCATACCGTCGCGTCATTTGGGGCTGCACATCTCGGCGGAAACGGATTACGAACGCATCATTCAAACCGTGGCCGACGAAATTCCGAAGACCATCAACTTGGATCGTCTGCTTGAACTGACGCAGGGAAGTTTGTCACCCAGCACAACATTACCCAAACAGTTTCAACCGAAGAACCGAATCCGGCTGGCGGTAGCGCGTGACGAAGCGTTTACGTTTATGTATGCGCAGAACATTGACCAGCTAAAAAGCTTTGGCGACGTATCGTTTTTCAGTCCGTTGCGGGATAAGACCCTTCCCGAAACCGACTTTTTGTATTTGCCGGGGGGCTATCCTGAGTTGTATGCCAAGACGTTGAGCCAGAATGAAACCATGCGCGAAAGCATCCGGGCGTATGCCCAAAATGGCGGGCTAACCTACGTCGAATGTGGCGGTTTAATGTATCTGGGACGTTTTTTGACCGATGCCGCCGGACAGTCTTTTCCGATGGTTGGGGCGCTGGACGTCGATACGACCATGCAAAACAGCAAACTGACGTTGGGCTATCGAATCCTTACCTGGGACAACCTTCGCCTGAAAGGGCACGAATTTCATTATTCGCGCTTGGACGAAGTGGTTCCGCAGTCGTCGGTGGCCGTGGCAACCAACGCGAAAGGCGTGGAAGTGCCGGTCAAACTCTATCGAAAGCACAATACGTTCGGTTCTTATACCCACTTATATTGGGGTGGTCAGCCGGAATTCATTGAACATTTGCTGCGTATTGGTAGGTTTTAG
- a CDS encoding cupin domain-containing protein yields the protein MAYQGKEIRNSVTGQTIRFVQTKADTKGQLLEMVSTYDKNSREPAPHYHPNQDEYFEVLEGELTVRLQGERQTLTLRPGRQLHISKNVVHAMWNESAQPTIVRWKTVPAMNTEYLLEITTGLANDGKTNASGIPGLLQVALMMPYFADVFRLAKPPRAVQKIVFGALAPLACVLGYRAFIQKYVD from the coding sequence ATGGCATACCAAGGGAAAGAAATCCGCAACTCCGTTACGGGGCAGACAATCCGATTTGTTCAAACCAAGGCGGACACCAAAGGCCAACTGCTGGAAATGGTTTCGACCTACGACAAAAATTCCAGGGAACCGGCCCCGCATTACCATCCTAATCAGGATGAGTATTTTGAGGTTCTGGAAGGTGAGCTTACCGTCCGTTTGCAGGGTGAACGCCAGACGCTTACCCTTCGTCCGGGTCGGCAGCTGCACATCAGCAAAAACGTGGTTCATGCCATGTGGAATGAATCGGCTCAGCCAACCATCGTCCGCTGGAAAACCGTCCCGGCAATGAACACCGAATACCTGCTCGAAATCACGACCGGACTCGCCAACGACGGAAAAACCAACGCTTCCGGCATTCCGGGTCTGTTGCAGGTAGCGCTGATGATGCCCTATTTTGCCGATGTGTTCAGGCTGGCGAAGCCTCCACGGGCCGTTCAAAAAATCGTTTTTGGAGCTTTAGCGCCCTTGGCGTGCGTGTTGGGTTACCGGGCTTTTATCCAAAAATACGTCGATTAA
- a CDS encoding PepSY domain-containing protein, whose translation MKLLVKWTLLIHRYLGFLLSLLFVIWFLSGFVMMYVGFPTMKHHQRLQKLPVIDLSQCRLSPPEALQKAGIADTLRTFRLGMLLNRPVYRFITLKNEHRVVFADNGEVYAGADTAQAARIATAFVKGTSRPQAVETLTEIDQWMAAHRSQGYLPNVHRLEMDDKAGTYVYVSVASGEVVQMLDASQRFWAWLGPIPHWIYPTVLIRNRPVWNQVVVWSSGIGTLMCVAGIVMGFVRYKRRRADSWAFSPYKKKWFRWHHYTGFVFGIFVFTWVLSGLFSMNPIDFGPSIDKRLEEMQYWSGGPLNPALVKLRPEKAAQLLQPELAVKEVHLIQLFGKPYYLAYQDDHHTRLLAADQEESKPLEALSPDLFIAPIQTLNPGYKIIESNVLTDYDDYYYSKKRERRLPVLRIKLDTPEKTWYYIDLKTGQIVLKHERGSRLERWLYHGLHSLDFRFLLYKRPLWDIVVGTLMLGGTLVSLTGLVLTWKWLRRKFRRKSKPKRYKRPVRLGI comes from the coding sequence ATGAAGCTTCTGGTTAAATGGACGTTACTGATCCACCGCTACTTAGGTTTTTTGCTTAGCCTGCTGTTTGTTATCTGGTTTTTGTCCGGCTTCGTGATGATGTACGTCGGCTTTCCGACCATGAAGCACCACCAGCGTCTGCAAAAACTGCCCGTTATCGACCTGAGCCAATGCCGCCTCAGTCCCCCGGAAGCCCTCCAAAAAGCGGGCATTGCCGATACGTTACGCACGTTCCGGCTCGGGATGCTGCTGAATCGGCCCGTATACCGGTTCATCACGTTAAAAAACGAGCATCGGGTGGTTTTCGCCGATAATGGGGAAGTCTACGCCGGGGCTGATACAGCGCAGGCCGCCCGGATCGCGACGGCTTTTGTCAAAGGCACAAGCCGCCCCCAGGCTGTGGAAACGCTGACCGAAATTGACCAGTGGATGGCCGCGCATCGGTCGCAGGGTTATTTGCCAAACGTGCATCGCCTGGAAATGGACGACAAGGCCGGTACGTACGTGTACGTATCGGTCGCGTCCGGCGAGGTGGTGCAGATGCTCGACGCCAGCCAGCGCTTCTGGGCGTGGCTAGGGCCCATTCCGCATTGGATTTACCCCACCGTGCTGATCCGCAACCGCCCCGTCTGGAACCAGGTGGTTGTCTGGAGTTCGGGGATTGGAACGCTCATGTGCGTGGCCGGAATCGTGATGGGGTTTGTCCGGTATAAACGTCGGCGAGCTGATTCCTGGGCCTTCAGTCCGTACAAGAAAAAGTGGTTTCGCTGGCATCATTACACGGGTTTTGTCTTTGGTATTTTCGTGTTTACCTGGGTCTTGAGCGGCTTATTTTCGATGAATCCGATTGATTTTGGGCCGTCCATCGACAAGCGGCTGGAAGAAATGCAGTACTGGTCGGGTGGCCCACTGAATCCGGCGCTGGTTAAACTTCGCCCCGAAAAAGCTGCCCAACTGCTTCAACCGGAACTGGCGGTCAAAGAGGTGCACCTTATCCAGTTATTCGGTAAGCCCTATTACTTGGCCTATCAGGACGACCACCATACCCGGCTGCTAGCGGCCGATCAGGAAGAAAGTAAGCCGCTTGAAGCGTTGTCACCGGATTTATTTATCGCGCCTATTCAGACGCTCAATCCAGGATATAAGATTATAGAATCTAATGTTTTGACGGATTATGATGATTACTATTATTCCAAAAAACGAGAGCGGCGCTTGCCCGTTCTGCGCATCAAACTTGACACGCCCGAAAAAACCTGGTACTACATCGACCTGAAAACCGGGCAAATCGTGCTGAAACACGAGCGGGGTAGTCGGCTGGAACGCTGGTTGTACCACGGTCTGCACAGCCTTGATTTCCGATTTCTGCTGTACAAGCGACCACTCTGGGATATCGTCGTCGGAACCCTGATGCTCGGCGGCACGTTGGTTAGCCTGACCGGGCTGGTCTTGACCTGGAAATGGCTCCGGCGCAAATTTCGACGGAAAAGCAAACCGAAGCGTTATAAGAGGCCTGTTCGTTTAGGAATTTAA
- a CDS encoding TonB-dependent receptor, protein MRTQANGYPRTDSKSPNEHQKPFITKFLALFYFFFFHTFLLQGQSGQGAIKGRILAENDEALPGISIRLEGTTLGTTTRNNGSFELKNVAAGTYTLSVSGVGYTAQKQNITVRTNETTLLDYQLNSQTNELSEVTISSERRPAFATINKIAVPIRDMPLTTSSVSARTIEQRGVDDLGEAMKNTTGVRANNTYGGFQHFTVRGFNNFVLLVDGVRDERHNISTSAPSTNLANVERIEVLKGPASVLFGHSALGGIINIIRKQPTAEFKADFSAAYGSFNTRRMRAGAGGAINDKLRYRLDFGLSDTEGYRQFGVSTNNAYLALEYTPTAKDYFLLSIGANKDKYDTDSGIPMLPGSKIIPGLDIDTRYNDPADFLKNTRYDFQLKYVRQLSDKLRLSNQLSYYDDNIDYFSTESLTPNATLDSINRSYPFYFNHLTKPIQNQLELTADFNTGRVEQKVLVGYSLSVLDRRTYNGEIFGPGQFATVAVKNPILNQGYIDYRDVNYRATEETAHGIYVQDWLRFSEKLKALVGLRYDIFRGTYYTDLVDADRNVTQEGAKSTIARSALTYRLGLVYQPTQALSLYGSYSTYFKPSRRIAPNGETFDPETGYQAEIGSRLELSKRWSGNLSVYYMRKDNQVEALPGGVFKRIGSAESKGFEAEIQGNPLVGLDVTAGYTFTKAKYLPHANGEVNAAAGKKAVFAPENLLNIWLNYELQTTALKGLSLGVGANYMDQTFTNSANTYALPAYTVVDAALGYRVGRVGVRLNLNNALNERYFANAIFANQFTPGPTRNYLVTIRYSL, encoded by the coding sequence ATGCGAACACAGGCTAACGGCTATCCGCGAACTGATAGCAAGTCCCCAAATGAACACCAAAAGCCCTTTATTACCAAGTTTTTAGCATTATTCTATTTTTTCTTTTTCCATACTTTTCTGCTCCAGGGGCAATCGGGACAGGGAGCGATTAAAGGCCGGATTTTAGCCGAAAACGACGAGGCCTTACCCGGTATCAGTATTCGACTGGAAGGCACAACGCTCGGCACAACCACCCGCAACAATGGCAGCTTTGAACTCAAAAATGTAGCCGCCGGAACCTACACGCTTTCCGTAAGTGGCGTAGGATATACCGCTCAAAAACAAAACATCACCGTCCGAACGAATGAAACAACACTACTGGATTATCAACTAAATAGCCAAACCAATGAACTGTCGGAAGTAACCATATCCTCCGAACGGCGACCCGCCTTCGCGACCATCAACAAAATCGCGGTTCCAATCCGGGATATGCCGTTGACAACCAGTTCGGTATCGGCCCGGACGATTGAACAGCGCGGCGTCGATGATTTGGGCGAGGCGATGAAAAACACCACGGGCGTCCGGGCGAACAATACCTACGGTGGTTTTCAGCATTTTACGGTACGGGGTTTTAATAATTTCGTGCTGCTGGTCGATGGCGTACGGGACGAACGACACAACATTTCTACCAGCGCCCCAAGCACCAACCTGGCGAACGTCGAGCGCATTGAAGTGCTGAAAGGTCCGGCCTCGGTGCTCTTTGGTCATTCGGCGCTGGGCGGCATCATCAATATTATTCGGAAACAGCCGACTGCCGAGTTTAAAGCAGACTTTTCGGCGGCCTACGGCAGCTTCAATACCCGTCGGATGCGGGCCGGTGCGGGCGGTGCCATTAACGACAAACTGCGTTATCGCCTGGATTTTGGCCTGTCGGATACGGAAGGGTATCGCCAGTTTGGGGTCAGTACCAACAACGCCTACCTCGCGCTGGAATATACGCCAACTGCTAAAGACTATTTTTTGCTGTCCATCGGCGCTAACAAAGACAAGTACGATACGGATTCAGGGATTCCGATGCTGCCCGGCAGTAAAATAATTCCCGGTCTGGACATCGATACGCGCTACAACGACCCCGCCGATTTTCTGAAAAACACGCGCTACGATTTTCAGCTCAAGTACGTTCGGCAACTAAGCGATAAGCTGCGTTTGTCGAACCAGTTGTCGTATTACGATGATAACATTGATTATTTCTCCACCGAATCGCTGACGCCCAACGCCACCCTGGATTCCATCAACCGTTCGTATCCTTTTTATTTCAATCACCTGACCAAACCCATTCAGAATCAGCTCGAACTGACGGCGGACTTCAATACAGGGCGGGTAGAGCAAAAAGTATTAGTGGGGTATTCGCTGAGTGTGCTGGACCGCCGAACTTACAACGGGGAGATTTTCGGCCCCGGCCAATTTGCTACGGTAGCGGTGAAAAATCCGATTCTGAATCAGGGCTACATTGATTACCGGGATGTCAATTACCGCGCTACGGAGGAAACCGCCCATGGAATTTACGTGCAGGACTGGCTGCGTTTTTCGGAGAAACTGAAGGCGCTGGTCGGACTGCGCTACGACATTTTCCGGGGGACGTACTACACCGATCTGGTCGATGCGGATCGGAATGTAACCCAGGAAGGGGCGAAGTCAACCATTGCGCGGTCGGCGCTGACCTATCGGCTGGGTCTGGTCTATCAGCCGACTCAGGCCTTGTCATTGTATGGTTCGTATTCTACTTATTTCAAACCGTCGCGCCGGATCGCCCCCAATGGCGAAACGTTTGACCCCGAAACCGGCTATCAGGCCGAAATCGGTAGCCGTCTGGAGCTTTCCAAGCGCTGGTCGGGCAATCTGTCGGTTTATTACATGCGGAAAGACAACCAGGTGGAAGCTTTGCCCGGCGGCGTTTTCAAGCGCATTGGCTCGGCAGAGTCGAAAGGATTCGAAGCCGAAATTCAGGGGAATCCACTGGTGGGTCTGGACGTAACGGCGGGGTACACCTTCACGAAAGCCAAATACCTGCCCCATGCCAACGGCGAGGTTAATGCCGCTGCGGGTAAAAAAGCCGTTTTCGCCCCGGAAAACCTGCTAAACATCTGGCTGAATTACGAACTGCAAACCACCGCCCTGAAAGGGCTAAGTCTGGGGGTTGGGGCTAACTACATGGACCAGACCTTTACCAATAGCGCCAATACGTATGCTTTACCAGCCTATACTGTGGTCGATGCAGCCCTCGGTTACCGCGTCGGTCGGGTTGGCGTTCGGCTGAACCTCAACAACGCCTTGAATGAGCGCTATTTTGCCAACGCCATTTTTGCCAACCAGTTTACACCGGGGCCAACGCGGAATTATCTGGTAACCATTCGCTATAGCCTGTAA